Within the Acidobacteriota bacterium genome, the region AAGATCTTTTCGGCGTCGTGTCTTCGGGCATCCTGCCGCCCGGAGTTCGGGTGGTCTTTCCCTTCACGCGCGTGGTGAAGATGACGATCCAGACCCAGGAGATGAAGGAGACGGCGGAGGTCCCCTCGAAGGAGGGCCTCATCATGAACCTCGAAGTCTCCCTCCTCTACCGCCTCGACCCCTCCAAAGCCCCCGAGATCTACAAGACCGTGGGGCGCAACTACGACTCCGTGGTGGTGGAGCCCCAATTCCGGTCGGCCATCCGGGAAATCACGGCCTCCTACGAGGCCAAGGCTCTCTACTCCGCCGAGCGCGAGCGCATCGCCCAGGAGATCTTCGTTCTCTTTCGAAAGATGACGCAGGAGCGCGGCATTGTGGCCGAGCAGGTCCTCCTGCGAAAGATCGGTCTTCCCCCCGTGGTGGCCAACGCCATCCAGGAGAAGCTCCGCCGGGAGCAGGAGGCGGAGCAGATGAAGTTCGTCCTCCAGAAGGAGTCCCAGGAGGCCGAGCGCAAGCGCATCGAGGCCCAGGGAATCGCGGACTTCCAGCGCATCGTGGCCCAGGGGATCTCGG harbors:
- a CDS encoding prohibitin family protein; amino-acid sequence: MRNVTMDDPDQVKRVGKGIGIFFLALFGLILFLVGSPIKVVPAGHVGVKDLFGVVSSGILPPGVRVVFPFTRVVKMTIQTQEMKETAEVPSKEGLIMNLEVSLLYRLDPSKAPEIYKTVGRNYDSVVVEPQFRSAIREITASYEAKALYSAERERIAQEIFVLFRKMTQERGIVAEQVLLRKIGLPPVVANAIQEKLRREQEAEQMKFVLQKESQEAERKRIEAQGIADFQRIVAQGIS